A stretch of the Bacillus anthracis str. Vollum genome encodes the following:
- a CDS encoding glycerol-3-phosphate responsive antiterminator, whose translation MFKEPYIAMIKDWKGYNTYKKLPKTVFLMTGSMLELPERVYELQKHGHDVFLHCDFIQGLNTNTEEALSYIQDVIGAQGIISTKGSTIRNANKIGLKTIQRISIVDTLSLTKSIENCKTTKPNAVEIMPGIMPSIIKQLAEEIEFPIIAGGLIQTREDAEIAIRSGASAISTSHYEVWIQEEKRSAIL comes from the coding sequence ATGTTTAAGGAACCTTATATTGCGATGATAAAGGATTGGAAAGGATACAACACATACAAAAAGTTACCGAAAACAGTTTTTCTTATGACCGGTTCAATGCTGGAATTACCAGAGCGTGTATATGAATTACAGAAACATGGACATGATGTCTTTCTTCATTGTGATTTTATACAAGGTTTAAATACGAATACAGAGGAAGCACTTTCGTATATTCAAGACGTTATCGGAGCACAAGGCATTATTTCAACAAAAGGATCGACAATTCGAAATGCCAATAAAATTGGATTAAAAACGATCCAACGTATTTCTATTGTCGATACTTTATCTCTTACAAAATCAATTGAAAATTGTAAAACGACTAAACCGAATGCAGTAGAGATTATGCCTGGTATTATGCCTTCAATTATTAAGCAGTTAGCAGAGGAAATAGAATTTCCTATCATTGCAGGCGGATTGATTCAAACGCGAGAAGATGCAGAAATTGCTATTCGTTCGGGAGCGAGCGCGATTTCGACGAGTCACTATGAAGTATGGATACAAGAAGAAAAAAGGAGTGCAATCTTGTGA
- a CDS encoding ABC transporter ATP-binding protein — protein MIELKNVSKVYQNAEETAVKGVSVHIKKGEFFVLVGPSGCGKSTLLRMIAGLEEISSGDLIINERVANDLEPKDRNLSMVFQNYALYPHLSVEENILFGLKVRKVQKEERQKRLMEAVEMVGLKEYVKMKPGQLSGGQRQRVALARAIVSQAPICLMDEPLSNLDAKLRAQMRIEIREIQQRLGITMIYVTHDQIEAMTMGDRIMVLNKGSVQQVGTPLDIYNKPANEFVASFIGSPSMNMNDGEVDEEKGVLHIGQLQIPLSIGQLKQLPAGTVRVGMRPEHIALSEEGQEVTLQSVEVLGNESILNFVINGTTWSAKVIGQLLLNKGDKVKLLFSEEKLCFFHQNTNERLKVVAEEELKVVAK, from the coding sequence GTGATTGAATTGAAAAATGTTTCAAAGGTATATCAAAATGCAGAGGAGACAGCGGTTAAAGGTGTATCGGTTCATATTAAGAAGGGAGAATTTTTTGTTTTAGTTGGCCCTTCAGGATGTGGAAAAAGTACATTATTAAGAATGATTGCTGGTTTAGAAGAAATTTCTTCGGGGGATTTAATTATTAATGAACGTGTTGCAAATGATTTAGAGCCGAAAGATCGTAATCTATCAATGGTATTTCAAAATTATGCACTATATCCACACTTATCTGTAGAAGAAAATATTTTATTCGGACTTAAGGTAAGGAAAGTACAAAAAGAAGAGCGACAAAAGAGATTAATGGAAGCTGTGGAAATGGTAGGACTGAAAGAGTATGTGAAAATGAAACCAGGCCAATTATCAGGTGGACAAAGACAGCGTGTTGCGCTTGCTAGGGCGATTGTGAGTCAAGCGCCGATTTGTTTAATGGATGAACCACTTTCGAATTTAGATGCGAAATTACGTGCGCAAATGAGGATTGAAATTAGAGAAATTCAGCAGCGTTTAGGAATTACAATGATTTACGTTACTCACGATCAAATAGAAGCGATGACTATGGGAGATCGTATTATGGTCTTAAATAAAGGAAGCGTACAGCAAGTTGGAACACCGCTTGATATATATAACAAACCAGCGAATGAATTTGTTGCAAGTTTTATAGGGTCTCCTTCGATGAATATGAATGATGGAGAAGTAGACGAAGAAAAAGGTGTATTACATATAGGGCAATTGCAAATCCCATTATCTATTGGACAATTAAAGCAATTACCAGCAGGAACTGTTCGAGTAGGCATGCGTCCAGAACATATTGCATTGTCCGAGGAAGGACAAGAAGTTACATTGCAATCTGTAGAAGTGTTAGGGAATGAATCTATATTAAACTTCGTGATAAACGGAACAACTTGGAGTGCGAAAGTCATCGGACAGTTACTCCTGAATAAAGGTGACAAAGTAAAATTATTATTCTCGGAAGAAAAGTTATGCTTCTTTCATCAAAACACGAATGAACGCTTAAAAGTGGTAGCTGAAGAAGAGTTGAAAGTGGTGGCGAAATAA
- a CDS encoding carbohydrate ABC transporter permease: MIEVSKLPVQTKVSKKKNLWGRTKDLRIGLLFLAPSILLFSIFLFYPLFRTIYYSFYLTDIHGEANLFVGLENYQYLFSNPAFYKSIKSTLLFVLYTVPTSIIFALFLALIANGKVRGIGLFRVLFSSTMGISVAASAVIWLFLFHPSVGLFNNILASMNLPAIAWLTSPDWALFSVSVTTVWVNTGFAFLVILGGLQNIDTSLYESASIDGASYLYKLRRVTLPMLSPTLFFIVTVTLISAFQSFGQIDILTHGGPNDATNLIVYSIYKEAFVNHQFGTASAQAMVLFVFIFIATLLQFKFAERKVHYK, translated from the coding sequence ATGATCGAAGTGAGTAAGTTACCGGTTCAAACAAAAGTATCAAAAAAGAAAAATTTATGGGGGAGAACAAAAGATTTAAGAATAGGATTATTGTTTTTGGCGCCATCTATTTTGCTATTTTCAATTTTTCTGTTCTATCCATTGTTTAGGACGATTTACTATAGTTTTTATTTAACCGATATACATGGAGAAGCTAATCTTTTCGTTGGCTTAGAAAATTATCAATATTTATTCTCTAATCCTGCCTTCTACAAAAGTATAAAATCAACTTTACTATTTGTTTTATATACAGTGCCTACGAGTATTATATTTGCTTTGTTTCTTGCATTGATTGCAAACGGAAAGGTAAGAGGTATTGGGTTATTTCGAGTTCTGTTTTCTTCGACAATGGGAATATCAGTAGCTGCTAGTGCAGTGATTTGGTTATTTTTATTTCATCCAAGTGTCGGGTTATTCAATAATATATTAGCTTCTATGAATCTTCCTGCAATTGCATGGTTAACGAGTCCGGACTGGGCACTATTCTCTGTATCAGTTACAACGGTTTGGGTGAATACAGGATTTGCATTTTTAGTTATATTAGGTGGTTTACAAAATATTGATACGTCTTTATATGAGAGTGCATCTATAGATGGTGCAAGTTATCTATATAAGCTTCGTCGTGTTACATTACCGATGCTATCACCAACTTTATTCTTTATCGTGACAGTAACGTTAATTAGTGCGTTCCAAAGCTTTGGACAAATTGATATTTTAACGCACGGTGGACCGAATGATGCAACAAATTTAATTGTATATTCGATTTATAAAGAGGCATTTGTAAATCATCAATTTGGGACAGCAAGTGCACAAGCGATGGTACTATTTGTTTTCATTTTCATTGCTACATTACTTCAATTTAAGTTTGCTGAGAGAAAGGTGCATTATAAATGA